A genomic segment from Brevundimonas sp. SORGH_AS_0993 encodes:
- a CDS encoding ferredoxin--NADP reductase, whose amino-acid sequence MTDASLSPAPVKASPFNALEVLWVRHWTDSLFSFGVRRPEDFRFRSGEFVMIGLPGEDGGKPILRAYSIASPCWAEELEFFSIKVADGPLTSRLQKIQPGDTVLMGKKPTGTLVLDALTGGERLFLIGTGTGLAPWLSVARDPETYSRFGHVYVIHTVRSVADLAYRDFFTAEIHDDPLIGDEAKAQLTYYPTVTREEFRTPGRITDRIRSGDFFRDLGLPDGFDPAKDRVMLCGSMAMIKEAGELLETYGLKEGSNAEPADYVLERAFVG is encoded by the coding sequence ATGACCGACGCCTCCCTCTCCCCCGCCCCCGTCAAGGCCAGTCCGTTCAACGCGCTGGAGGTTCTGTGGGTGCGCCATTGGACCGACAGTCTGTTTAGCTTCGGCGTGCGCCGGCCCGAGGATTTCCGCTTCCGCTCGGGCGAATTCGTGATGATCGGCCTGCCAGGCGAGGACGGGGGAAAGCCGATCCTGCGCGCCTATTCCATCGCCAGTCCCTGCTGGGCCGAGGAACTTGAGTTCTTCTCCATCAAGGTCGCAGACGGCCCCCTGACGTCGCGCCTGCAAAAGATTCAGCCCGGCGACACCGTCCTGATGGGCAAAAAGCCGACCGGGACCCTGGTTCTGGACGCCCTGACCGGGGGCGAACGGCTGTTCCTGATCGGCACGGGCACGGGTCTGGCGCCCTGGCTCAGCGTGGCGCGCGATCCCGAAACCTATTCCCGCTTCGGCCATGTCTATGTGATCCACACGGTCCGCAGCGTGGCCGACCTGGCCTACCGCGACTTCTTCACGGCCGAGATTCACGACGATCCGCTGATCGGCGACGAGGCCAAGGCCCAATTGACCTACTATCCCACCGTAACGCGCGAGGAATTCAGAACGCCGGGCAGGATCACCGACCGCATCCGGTCAGGCGACTTTTTCCGCGACCTGGGCCTGCCCGACGGTTTCGATCCGGCCAAGGATCGGGTCATGCTGTGTGGCTCCATGGCCATGATCAAGGAAGCCGGCGAACTGCTGGAGACCTATGGGCTGAAGGAAGGCTCCAACGCCGAACCCGCCGACTACGTTCTGGAACGGGCGTTCGTCGGTTGA
- a CDS encoding S9 family peptidase gives MRTLLLASTILLSATSAQIGRAWAQETPSNILTPERVFSSPSLNGPVAKGVSLSPDGQLVAFLRSRDDNVDVQDLWAAPTGPGEPYKLIDARALVPDAGELSEAEKARRERMRISARGVVEYSWDQQGRYILAPLEGDIFLANRGDGKVRRLTQTPADEIDAKVSPKGSYVSYVRDQNLIVYDLASGRETPITDDGAGLISWGTAEFIAQEEMGRDTGYWWSPDERYIALTRVDESPVDIVPRFEIAGGGATMVEQRYPRAGRPNAVVELYVRDLQSGARVKVDLGANTDIYLARVNWSGDGKTLYVQRQSRDQKTLDLLSVDPTTGASRVILSQKAQAWVDLNDDFRVLKDGRFIWSNEDSGWRHLYLYDRDGRRIRAITRGDYPVKHLDGVNEQTGDVYFTASMRDGKELPIEQQMFRANLNRAVEPVAVTPGGGWWTVSVNGPATAYVGNYSDPQTPPQSALYRIDGTRVRWIEENRLDASHPFAPYASRLRAPEFGTMQSHGQTLVWRMTTPPGFDPSKKYPVVMQVYGGPGTGAGVQKSWQPLTNQLLTEAGYIVLRLDNRGEGNRSQAFETSIYRRLGLPAVEDQAQAAQWLKTLPYVDADHIAVMGWSFGGFLSLLTLTDKDANLAAALAGAAPTQWGLYDTHYTERYMSTPQDNPEGYAATDILPRLDNLTGRLLILHGMADDNVIFGNATRVIDALQAKSVPFEMMLYPGQRHGVRGDPRQMQQWRTYLDFLDRTIGKRAK, from the coding sequence ATGCGCACCCTTCTCCTTGCTTCGACCATCCTCCTGTCCGCCACCTCGGCCCAAATAGGCCGAGCATGGGCGCAGGAAACGCCCTCCAACATTCTGACGCCCGAGCGGGTGTTCTCCAGCCCCAGTTTGAACGGTCCGGTCGCCAAGGGCGTCAGCCTCTCGCCGGATGGGCAGTTGGTGGCCTTCCTGCGCTCGCGCGACGACAATGTGGATGTTCAGGATCTGTGGGCGGCGCCGACCGGGCCGGGCGAACCCTATAAGCTGATCGATGCGCGGGCCCTGGTTCCCGACGCGGGCGAGTTGTCGGAGGCCGAAAAGGCCCGGCGTGAACGGATGCGGATCAGCGCGCGCGGCGTGGTGGAATATTCGTGGGACCAGCAGGGCCGATATATTCTGGCGCCGCTGGAAGGCGACATCTTTCTGGCCAACCGGGGCGACGGCAAGGTGCGTCGGCTGACCCAGACCCCCGCCGACGAAATCGATGCGAAGGTCTCGCCCAAGGGCAGCTATGTCTCCTATGTCCGCGACCAGAACCTGATCGTCTATGATCTGGCCAGCGGTCGCGAGACGCCGATCACAGACGACGGCGCGGGCCTGATTTCCTGGGGCACGGCCGAGTTCATCGCCCAGGAAGAGATGGGCCGCGATACGGGCTATTGGTGGAGCCCGGACGAACGCTACATCGCCCTGACCCGCGTAGATGAAAGCCCCGTCGATATCGTGCCGCGCTTCGAGATCGCCGGCGGCGGCGCCACCATGGTGGAGCAACGTTATCCCCGCGCCGGCCGCCCCAATGCGGTGGTCGAACTGTATGTGCGTGATCTGCAGAGCGGGGCGCGCGTCAAGGTAGACCTGGGCGCCAACACCGATATCTATCTGGCGCGGGTGAACTGGTCCGGCGACGGCAAGACCCTGTATGTCCAGCGCCAGTCGCGGGACCAGAAGACCCTGGACCTGTTGAGCGTCGATCCGACCACGGGCGCCTCGCGTGTGATCCTGAGCCAGAAGGCGCAGGCCTGGGTCGATCTGAACGACGACTTCCGCGTACTGAAGGATGGCCGCTTCATCTGGTCCAACGAGGATTCGGGCTGGCGGCATCTGTATCTGTACGACCGCGACGGACGGCGCATCCGGGCGATCACGCGCGGCGACTATCCGGTCAAGCATCTGGACGGCGTCAACGAACAGACCGGCGACGTCTACTTCACCGCCTCGATGCGCGACGGCAAGGAACTGCCGATCGAGCAGCAGATGTTCCGCGCCAATCTGAACCGCGCGGTCGAGCCGGTCGCGGTGACGCCGGGCGGCGGCTGGTGGACAGTGTCGGTCAACGGGCCGGCGACGGCCTATGTCGGCAACTATTCCGATCCGCAGACCCCGCCGCAATCGGCGCTTTACCGGATCGACGGCACGCGCGTGCGGTGGATCGAGGAAAACAGGCTGGACGCCAGCCACCCATTCGCGCCCTACGCCTCGCGTCTGCGCGCGCCCGAGTTCGGCACGATGCAGAGCCACGGCCAGACCCTGGTGTGGCGCATGACCACCCCGCCGGGCTTCGATCCGTCGAAGAAATATCCGGTGGTGATGCAGGTGTACGGCGGCCCTGGCACCGGCGCGGGCGTGCAGAAGAGCTGGCAGCCGCTGACCAACCAATTGCTGACCGAGGCCGGCTATATCGTCTTACGCCTCGATAACCGGGGCGAGGGGAATCGGTCGCAGGCGTTCGAGACCAGCATCTATCGCCGCCTGGGCCTTCCGGCGGTCGAGGATCAGGCCCAGGCCGCCCAATGGCTGAAGACCCTGCCCTATGTCGATGCCGACCATATCGCGGTGATGGGCTGGAGTTTCGGCGGCTTCCTCAGCCTGCTGACCCTGACCGACAAGGACGCGAACCTGGCGGCGGCCCTGGCCGGCGCGGCGCCGACGCAGTGGGGGCTGTACGACACCCACTACACCGAACGCTATATGTCGACACCGCAGGACAATCCTGAAGGCTACGCCGCCACCGACATCCTGCCGCGCCTAGACAATCTGACGGGACGGTTGCTGATCCTGCACGGCATGGCCGACGACAATGTCATTTTCGGCAACGCCACCCGCGTGATCGACGCCCTGCAGGCCAAGAGCGTTCCGTTCGAGATGATGCTCTATCCCGGCCAGCGGCACGGCGTCCGCGGCGATCCGAGGCAGATGCAGCAATGGCGCACCTATCTGGACTTCCTGGACCGCACCATCGGCAAGCGGGCGAAGTAG
- a CDS encoding SemiSWEET family sugar transporter produces MSELIANVVGSAAALCSITSFAPQAIKIWKERDASSVSLKTYSLTVTCFVLWVVYGVMTKAWPVTVANACALVMASGVLAMKWRFRDGDPDD; encoded by the coding sequence GTGAGCGAACTGATCGCCAATGTTGTCGGTTCGGCGGCGGCCCTATGTTCCATCACCAGTTTCGCGCCCCAGGCGATCAAGATCTGGAAGGAGCGGGACGCCTCTTCGGTCAGTCTGAAGACCTATTCCCTGACCGTGACCTGTTTCGTTCTGTGGGTCGTTTATGGGGTGATGACCAAGGCGTGGCCGGTGACGGTCGCCAACGCCTGCGCCCTGGTGATGGCGTCGGGCGTACTGGCTATGAAGTGGCGGTTTCGCGACGGCGATCCCGACGATTGA
- a CDS encoding SCP2 sterol-binding domain-containing protein: MPDLAQVTEHIRGAVGDNSGLGKTVKLDLGDEGKIFIDGASVPNTVTNEDKPADATVSIKWDDFLALSEGKLDPMMAFMQGKLKIAGDMMIAQKLAPLLKR; encoded by the coding sequence ATGCCTGATCTGGCTCAAGTTACCGAACACATCCGCGGCGCCGTCGGCGACAACTCCGGTCTCGGCAAGACCGTCAAGCTGGACTTGGGCGACGAAGGCAAGATCTTCATCGACGGAGCCTCGGTGCCCAACACCGTCACCAACGAAGACAAGCCCGCCGACGCCACCGTCTCGATCAAATGGGACGACTTCCTGGCTCTGTCGGAAGGCAAGCTGGACCCGATGATGGCCTTCATGCAGGGCAAGCTGAAGATCGCCGGCGACATGATGATCGCCCAGAAGCTGGCGCCGCTGCTGAAGCGCTGA
- a CDS encoding acyl-CoA dehydrogenase family protein, with amino-acid sequence MDFKHSDRALEWQDRVRRFLDAEVVSNEALYFDQVREDSTRQPPIMEAMKAKAREAGLWNMFLPGDHGAGLTNLEYAPLAELMGRRLWSAEVFNCNAPDTGNMEVLHMYGDAAQQARWLKPLMAGEIRSAFLMTEPEVASSDATNIQTRIERDGDHYVINGRKWWSTNMGHPNVAVTIVMGKTDPEAAVHAQQSQIIVPVDTPGFRVERMLSVFGYDEKPIGHAEVVLENVRVPAANLIAGEGRGFEIAQGRLGPGRIHHCMRTIGAAERALDLMVERLLSRTAFRKQLSEHSVWEQRVAEARTNIEMCRLLVLKAAWMMDEVGAKNARSEIAQIKVAAPKMALKVIDDAIQAFGGAGVSGDTPLAELYAGVRTLRIADGPDEVHNRTIARLEYARQGETGGR; translated from the coding sequence ATGGATTTCAAGCATTCCGACCGAGCCCTTGAATGGCAGGATCGCGTCCGCCGCTTTCTGGACGCAGAGGTCGTGTCGAACGAGGCGCTGTATTTCGACCAGGTGCGCGAGGATTCGACACGCCAGCCGCCGATCATGGAGGCGATGAAGGCCAAGGCGCGCGAGGCGGGGCTGTGGAACATGTTCCTGCCCGGCGACCACGGGGCCGGGCTGACCAATCTGGAATATGCGCCGCTGGCCGAACTGATGGGGCGGCGCCTGTGGTCAGCCGAGGTGTTCAACTGCAACGCCCCCGACACCGGCAATATGGAAGTCCTGCACATGTACGGCGACGCCGCGCAGCAGGCGCGTTGGCTCAAGCCCCTTATGGCGGGCGAGATACGCTCCGCCTTCCTGATGACCGAACCCGAGGTCGCTTCTTCGGACGCCACGAACATTCAGACCCGGATCGAGCGCGACGGCGACCACTATGTCATTAACGGCCGCAAGTGGTGGTCGACCAACATGGGTCATCCGAACGTCGCCGTGACCATCGTGATGGGCAAGACCGACCCCGAGGCGGCCGTCCACGCCCAACAGTCCCAGATCATCGTGCCCGTCGACACGCCTGGTTTCCGGGTCGAGCGGATGCTGTCGGTCTTCGGTTATGACGAAAAGCCCATCGGCCATGCCGAGGTGGTGCTGGAGAACGTCCGAGTGCCGGCCGCGAATCTGATCGCGGGCGAGGGGCGGGGCTTCGAGATCGCGCAAGGACGCCTGGGGCCGGGACGCATCCACCACTGTATGCGCACCATCGGCGCGGCCGAACGGGCGCTGGACCTGATGGTCGAACGCCTGCTGAGCCGCACGGCCTTCCGCAAGCAGTTGTCCGAGCATTCGGTGTGGGAACAGCGCGTCGCGGAGGCCCGCACCAATATCGAGATGTGTCGCCTCCTGGTGCTGAAGGCCGCCTGGATGATGGACGAGGTCGGGGCCAAGAACGCCCGCTCCGAGATCGCTCAGATCAAAGTCGCGGCGCCGAAGATGGCTCTCAAGGTCATCGACGACGCTATTCAGGCGTTCGGCGGGGCCGGCGTATCGGGCGATACGCCTCTAGCCGAACTATACGCAGGCGTGCGGACCCTGCGGATCGCCGACGGCCCGGACGAGGTCCACAATCGCACCATCGCACGGCTGGAATACGCCAGACAGGGCGAGACGGGCGGTCGCTAA
- the egtB gene encoding ergothioneine biosynthesis protein EgtB — MARDGLPDTHAHERAQSSDRLDIDRFRQIRSAMPQLAQGLSPEDLSAQSMPDCSPGKWHLAHTSWFFEAMILAAEPGYQPVDPRFQRLFNSYYEALGDRVARHQRGLMTRPSLSEVMAYRREVDRRLVEWLARGKGDVRLRYLFELGLHHDQQHQELFLMDLLNLMACSPLDPAAYAGEPHGAVRQRPRGGMATFDGGLTRIGHDGPDFAFDNEGPAHRVWLEPFALAADLTTNGEWIAFIEDDGYARPELWLSDGWAVVKAEGWTAPLYWRRGDDCWTTLSLTGRIPVDPAAPVRHVSFYEADAFARWAGKRLPTEAEWEQAARTRPDAFSHLTGEVWQWTSSAYAPYPGFQPTPGTAAEYNGKFMANQMVLRGGSFATPEGHTRVTYRNFFYPGQRWAFAGVRLAADAPNDRRAASEDDQTAAFQQDLIEGLSRPQKAVPPKWLYDAEGSRLFEDITTLQEYYPTRQETALLRAQAMVLTAEFGPDAVLVEFGSGASEKTRLLLDAAPDLGAYVPLDISETALSEAAGRLRSAYPTLRVEPILGDFETLAPLPDDLPKGRRIGFFPGSTIGNLEPEEAVRFLASARTLLGEGALFILGVDLVKTPEVLVAAYDDAQSVTAAFNRNLLVRANAELDADFDLNAFRHRAIWNAEQSRMEMHLEAVCPTAAQIDGRRFDFAKGETIHTESSRKFTQTSVTDMAQAAGWRIVRFDASPAPSFALVLMSA; from the coding sequence ATGGCGCGGGACGGATTGCCGGACACGCACGCGCATGAGCGGGCGCAATCTTCAGATCGGTTGGACATCGACCGCTTCCGGCAAATTCGCTCGGCCATGCCGCAGTTGGCGCAAGGATTGTCGCCCGAGGACCTGTCGGCCCAGTCCATGCCCGACTGCAGCCCCGGCAAATGGCATCTGGCGCACACCAGCTGGTTCTTCGAGGCCATGATCCTGGCGGCCGAGCCGGGCTATCAGCCGGTCGATCCTCGGTTCCAGCGGTTGTTCAACTCCTACTATGAGGCGTTGGGCGACCGCGTGGCCCGGCATCAGCGCGGCCTGATGACCCGGCCGTCGCTCAGCGAAGTGATGGCCTATCGGCGGGAGGTGGACCGTCGCCTGGTCGAATGGCTGGCGCGGGGAAAGGGCGACGTGCGCCTGCGCTATCTGTTCGAACTGGGCCTGCATCACGACCAGCAGCATCAGGAGCTGTTCCTGATGGACCTGCTGAACTTGATGGCCTGTTCGCCCCTTGACCCCGCCGCCTATGCCGGGGAGCCGCACGGAGCAGTGCGCCAGAGGCCGCGCGGCGGCATGGCGACGTTCGATGGCGGTCTGACGCGCATCGGTCATGACGGGCCGGACTTCGCCTTCGACAATGAGGGACCCGCGCATAGGGTCTGGCTGGAGCCCTTCGCCCTGGCGGCTGATCTGACCACCAACGGGGAATGGATCGCCTTCATCGAGGATGACGGCTACGCCCGGCCCGAACTCTGGCTGTCCGACGGCTGGGCCGTGGTGAAGGCCGAAGGCTGGACGGCGCCGCTTTATTGGCGGCGCGGCGATGACTGTTGGACGACCCTGAGCCTGACTGGCCGCATTCCGGTCGATCCGGCCGCGCCGGTGCGCCACGTCAGTTTCTACGAGGCGGACGCCTTTGCCCGCTGGGCGGGCAAGCGGCTGCCGACCGAGGCGGAATGGGAGCAGGCCGCGCGCACGCGGCCTGACGCCTTCTCCCACCTGACCGGCGAAGTCTGGCAATGGACGTCCAGCGCCTATGCCCCCTATCCCGGCTTTCAACCGACGCCAGGCACAGCCGCCGAGTACAATGGAAAATTCATGGCCAATCAGATGGTTCTTCGCGGCGGTTCGTTCGCCACGCCAGAAGGACACACGCGCGTGACCTATCGCAACTTCTTCTATCCGGGCCAGCGCTGGGCGTTCGCCGGCGTGAGGCTGGCCGCCGACGCTCCAAATGATCGACGCGCCGCATCGGAAGACGATCAGACCGCGGCCTTCCAGCAAGATTTGATCGAGGGCCTGTCGCGCCCGCAGAAGGCCGTGCCGCCCAAATGGCTCTATGACGCCGAAGGCTCGCGCCTGTTCGAGGACATCACGACTCTGCAAGAATACTATCCGACCCGTCAGGAGACGGCGCTTTTGCGCGCACAGGCGATGGTCCTGACGGCCGAGTTCGGACCGGACGCCGTGCTGGTCGAGTTCGGCTCGGGCGCCAGCGAGAAGACGCGACTGCTTCTGGACGCCGCGCCGGACCTGGGAGCTTATGTGCCGCTGGATATCAGCGAGACGGCCCTGTCGGAGGCGGCAGGCCGTCTGCGTTCCGCCTATCCGACGCTGCGTGTCGAGCCGATTTTGGGGGACTTCGAGACCTTGGCGCCCTTGCCCGACGACCTACCGAAGGGCCGGAGAATCGGCTTCTTCCCAGGATCCACCATCGGCAATCTGGAGCCGGAAGAAGCGGTGCGGTTCCTGGCCTCGGCGCGGACGCTGCTGGGGGAGGGGGCCTTGTTCATCCTGGGGGTGGACCTGGTCAAGACCCCGGAGGTCCTGGTGGCGGCCTATGACGATGCGCAGAGCGTGACGGCGGCGTTCAACCGCAATCTGCTGGTTCGCGCCAACGCCGAACTGGACGCCGACTTCGATCTTAACGCCTTCCGCCACCGCGCGATCTGGAACGCCGAACAGTCGCGGATGGAGATGCATCTGGAAGCCGTGTGTCCCACGGCAGCCCAAATCGACGGTCGCCGGTTCGATTTCGCCAAGGGCGAGACCATCCATACCGAGAGTTCGCGCAAGTTCACGCAAACGTCTGTCACGGACATGGCGCAGGCGGCGGGATGGCGGATCGTGCGGTTCGACGCCTCGCCCGCGCCGTCGTTCGCTCTGGTGCTGATGTCGGCTTGA
- a CDS encoding general stress protein has product MAEGQPTRGSGVSKRGFASMDPERQREIARKGGASVPSEKRSFSQDRGLAAQAGRKGGEASHGSRKDEPGNPTT; this is encoded by the coding sequence ATGGCGGAAGGTCAGCCCACACGCGGTTCCGGCGTCTCCAAGAGAGGATTCGCCTCAATGGATCCCGAGCGTCAGCGCGAAATCGCCCGCAAAGGCGGCGCCAGCGTTCCCAGCGAAAAGAGAAGCTTCTCTCAGGATCGTGGTCTGGCCGCCCAGGCGGGGCGCAAGGGTGGCGAAGCTTCCCACGGGTCCCGCAAGGACGAACCGGGCAATCCGACGACCTGA
- a CDS encoding MBL fold metallo-hydrolase produces the protein MNQPASPIGVFVTPVTPLQQNCTTVWCTATNKAAVIDPGGSVDAILGEVARRGLTLDQIWITHGHLDHAGGAAEMQEKSGVQIIGPQKADQFWIDRIVESERMYGLPEARVFTPDRWLEDRDSLTLGRTEWEVRHCPGHTPGHVVFFNRAAGFAQVGDVLFKGSVGRTDFPMSDPPALIRSVVEKLWPLGDDVTFVPGHGPISSFGEERRTNPFVSDTALQRAPVPRPASGPA, from the coding sequence ATGAACCAGCCCGCCTCTCCCATCGGCGTCTTCGTCACGCCCGTCACGCCGCTTCAGCAGAACTGCACCACCGTCTGGTGCACGGCGACGAACAAGGCCGCCGTCATCGATCCCGGCGGTTCGGTCGACGCGATTCTGGGCGAAGTGGCGCGGCGCGGTCTGACCCTCGACCAGATATGGATCACGCACGGCCACCTCGATCACGCCGGCGGCGCGGCCGAAATGCAGGAAAAATCCGGTGTCCAGATCATCGGGCCGCAAAAGGCGGACCAGTTCTGGATCGACCGCATCGTCGAGAGCGAGCGGATGTACGGCCTGCCCGAGGCGCGGGTGTTCACGCCGGACCGCTGGCTAGAAGACCGCGACAGCCTGACGCTCGGCCGCACCGAATGGGAGGTGCGCCACTGTCCGGGACACACGCCCGGCCACGTCGTCTTCTTCAATCGGGCCGCGGGATTCGCCCAGGTCGGAGACGTGTTGTTCAAGGGGTCTGTCGGGCGTACCGACTTCCCCATGAGCGACCCGCCGGCCCTGATCCGATCGGTGGTAGAGAAGCTTTGGCCGCTGGGCGACGACGTCACCTTTGTGCCGGGTCACGGGCCGATCTCGAGCTTTGGCGAGGAGCGGCGCACCAACCCCTTCGTTTCGGACACGGCCTTGCAGCGCGCGCCCGTCCCCCGTCCGGCCAGCGGCCCTGCGTGA
- the tig gene encoding trigger factor, with product MQVVEKSNEGLSRVIAVTIPVAELNEKLDARVKEVAPQMKLKGFRPGKVPAAHVKKTFGRDFMGEIINAELNETSQKALDEVKVRPAAPAEMKLTSDMDKVIAGQEDLAYEMSLEVMPEFTPVDPKTLKLERPTYEASDADLDEALTELAGQAKTYEDKTGKTVKAAEGDQLTIDFLGKLDGEPFEGGAAEDADLVIGSGRFIPGFEEQLTGAKVGEEKTIEVTFPETYQAAHLAGKKATFDIKVKAIKAEAEAKIDDEFAKRIGLESLEKLKELLKSNLDQQYAGAARFKLKRALLDQLDEAHDFPLPPKMVEAEFEGIWQQVEADKAAGRLPEEDAKKSDEDLKAEYKKIAERRVRLGLVLAEIGRANNVQVTDQELNAALLQEARNYPGQEQAVLNFYRQNPNAAAQMRAPIYEEKVVDLIVGVADVTDKPITKEELLKDEDEE from the coding sequence ATGCAAGTCGTCGAAAAGTCGAACGAAGGCCTCAGCCGCGTGATCGCGGTCACAATCCCCGTCGCGGAGCTGAACGAAAAGCTCGACGCCCGCGTCAAGGAAGTCGCCCCGCAGATGAAGCTGAAGGGCTTCCGTCCGGGCAAGGTGCCGGCCGCCCACGTCAAGAAGACCTTCGGCCGCGATTTCATGGGCGAGATCATCAACGCCGAGCTGAACGAAACCAGCCAGAAGGCTCTGGACGAGGTGAAGGTCCGCCCGGCGGCTCCGGCCGAGATGAAGCTGACCTCTGACATGGACAAGGTCATCGCCGGTCAGGAAGACCTTGCCTACGAAATGTCCCTGGAAGTCATGCCGGAGTTCACGCCGGTCGATCCCAAGACCCTGAAGCTGGAACGCCCGACCTATGAAGCGTCGGACGCCGATCTGGACGAGGCCCTGACGGAACTGGCCGGTCAGGCCAAGACCTACGAGGACAAGACGGGCAAGACCGTGAAGGCCGCCGAGGGCGACCAGTTGACGATCGACTTCCTGGGCAAGCTGGACGGCGAACCCTTCGAGGGCGGCGCCGCCGAGGACGCGGACCTGGTGATCGGCTCGGGCCGCTTCATCCCCGGCTTCGAAGAGCAACTGACGGGCGCCAAGGTCGGCGAAGAGAAGACCATCGAAGTCACCTTCCCCGAGACCTATCAAGCCGCCCATCTGGCCGGCAAGAAGGCCACCTTCGACATCAAGGTGAAGGCCATCAAGGCTGAAGCCGAAGCCAAGATTGACGACGAATTCGCCAAGCGCATCGGCCTGGAGTCGCTGGAAAAGCTCAAGGAACTGCTGAAGTCGAACCTGGACCAGCAGTACGCCGGCGCCGCCCGCTTCAAGTTGAAGCGCGCCCTGCTGGATCAACTGGACGAGGCCCACGACTTCCCGCTGCCGCCCAAGATGGTGGAGGCCGAGTTCGAAGGCATCTGGCAACAGGTGGAGGCCGACAAGGCCGCCGGCCGCCTGCCCGAAGAGGACGCCAAGAAGTCCGACGAAGACCTGAAGGCCGAGTACAAGAAGATCGCAGAGCGCCGCGTGCGCCTGGGTCTGGTCTTGGCCGAGATCGGCCGCGCCAACAACGTCCAGGTCACGGATCAGGAGCTGAACGCCGCCCTGCTGCAGGAAGCCCGCAACTATCCGGGCCAGGAACAGGCTGTCCTGAACTTCTACCGCCAGAACCCCAACGCCGCCGCCCAGATGCGCGCGCCCATCTACGAAGAAAAGGTCGTCGACCTGATCGTGGGCGTCGCCGACGTGACCGACAAGCCGATCACGAAGGAAGAGCTGCTGAAGGACGAAGACGAAGAGTGA
- a CDS encoding ATP-dependent Clp protease proteolytic subunit encodes MRDPIDFISNNLVPMVVEQSSRGERSFDIFSRLLRERIIFLTGPFEDGMASLICAQLLFLESENPKKEISMYINSPGGQVTSALAIYDTMQYIKSPVSTVVMGMAASAGSLILTAGEAGQRIALPNARVMVHQPSGGFRGQASDIELHAADIRYTKRRLNEIYVHHTGRTYEEVEKTLDRDHFMSAEEAKAWGIVDHVYDRREQADADGVKTPGN; translated from the coding sequence ATGCGCGATCCCATCGACTTCATCTCCAACAACCTCGTTCCCATGGTGGTGGAGCAATCCAGCCGGGGGGAGCGGTCCTTTGATATTTTCTCGCGCCTGCTGCGCGAGCGGATCATCTTTCTGACGGGGCCGTTCGAGGACGGCATGGCGTCGTTGATCTGCGCCCAGCTGCTGTTTCTGGAATCGGAGAACCCGAAAAAGGAAATCAGCATGTACATCAACAGCCCCGGCGGTCAGGTGACGTCGGCGCTCGCGATCTACGATACGATGCAATACATCAAGAGCCCGGTGTCGACGGTCGTGATGGGCATGGCCGCTTCGGCGGGGTCGCTGATCCTGACGGCCGGCGAGGCGGGCCAGCGGATCGCCCTGCCGAACGCGCGGGTCATGGTTCACCAGCCCTCGGGCGGGTTCCGGGGCCAGGCGTCGGACATCGAACTGCACGCCGCCGACATCCGCTACACCAAGCGTCGTCTGAACGAGATCTACGTCCACCACACGGGTCGGACGTATGAGGAGGTCGAAAAGACCCTGGACCGCGACCACTTCATGAGCGCGGAAGAGGCCAAGGCCTGGGGCATTGTCGACCATGTCTATGACCGCCGCGAGCAGGCCGACGCCGACGGCGTCAAGACGCCCGGCAACTGA